A region from the Dermacentor andersoni chromosome 11, qqDerAnde1_hic_scaffold, whole genome shotgun sequence genome encodes:
- the LOC126539543 gene encoding uncharacterized protein, with amino-acid sequence MSRKNRKSSKRRGTKSKSSKSDAGPQPKSSGKPTAEVKPCVTDSKIAPVVETNDNAQAFVTHKNTAVAVPGTTTAYEAPLDSAPGTPDRSHWPLQLTASDTQQQPGGNRQLGSGESLADRMQRLACQDASFSYLGPCYHHYNDPYLQKGGCFPTRSEGDDDLLPSLRFEPSRTAVGTTALVVPIDGITQVKSLNCIRITKELETVAPDGIRRVRLNTRLNLLAVDTLKTEVTAALMGIRRLCGVAVEVHEPRSTFKAVGVVNGIPPGMTATDIEAAIRSAVPVLNVRIPHPPSPAIVTFASAQIPDYVNIGFVQHRVHLYVDRPARCKLCGRIGHVMAVCPRPPAFLKGTSGAVNGDSNSDTSAARRQHCLNCGQDDHDTRSKTCPRWLELLEVSRYRRVYDVNARTAKAAVAASKAMEARSRSVKDDRHHVIRCINSMLANSTSSDVASEVRGNTAPARIVYTVEELLRIGLGTPICTRPQHFGTSSRCLHAWSAAGSIASLFLQKTFIAFVRIFFTPVRSFTTAYHRRFSSSKPAGDGMHRPREKRSTADLPFMMK; translated from the exons ATGTCTCGCAAGAACCGCAAGTCATCCAAGCGCCGAGGCACTAAGAGCAAGTCTTCAAAAAGCGACGCGGGCCCGCAGCCTAAATCTTCAGGAAAGCCAACCGCGGAAGTGAAACCATGCGTCACAGATTCCAAGATCGCTCCCGTCGTAGAGACGAACGACAATGCCCAGGCCTTTGTAACTCATAAAAACACGGCAGTAGCAGTTCCCGGTACCACTACGGCTTACGAGGCCCCGCTCGACAGTGCCCCAGGGACACCCGATCGTTCACACTGGCCTCTACAACTTACCGCTAGCGACACCCAGCAGCAACCCGGCGGCAACCGGCAACTGGGCAGTGGCGAGTCCCTGGCCGACAGGATGCAGCGTCTGGCGTGTCAGGACGCCTCGTTCAGCTACTTGGGTCCCTGCTACCATCACTACAACGACCCGTACCTCCAAAAGGGCGGCTGCTTCCCAACGCGCTCGGAGGGCGACGACGACTTGTTGCCGTCGCTTCGATTCGAACCGAGTCGCACTGCCGTCGGCACCACTGCCCTCGTCGTGCCCATCGACGGTATTACGCAG GTGAAAAGCCTCAACTGCATCAGGATCACCAAGGAGCTCGAGACCGTCGCTCCCGACGGCATCCGGAGGGTGCGCCTCAACACGCGCCTCAACCTGCTAGCCGTCGACACGCTGAAGACCGAGGTGACGGCCGCGCTGATGGGCATCCGCCGGCTGTGCGGCGTGGCCGTCGAGGTGCACGAGCCGCGCAGCACGTTCAAGGCCGTCGGCGTCGTGAACGGCATACCGCCCGGCATGACGGCCACCGACATCGAGGCCGCCATACGGTCCGCGGTGCCGGTGCTCAACGTGCGCATACCGCACCCCCCGAGCCCGGCCATTGTGACGTTCGCCTCGGCGCAGATACCGGACTACGTGAACATCGGGTTCGTCCAGCACAGGGTCCACCTGTACGTCGACCGGCCGGCCCGCTGCAAGCTGTGCGGCCGCATCGGACACGTCATGGCCGTGTGTCCAAGGCCGCCAGCCTTCCTCAAAGG CACCTCGGGAGCAGTCAACGGCGACTCGAACTCGGACACGTCCGCGGCGCGGCGGCAGCACTGTCTCAACTGCGGACAGGATGACCATGACACCCGGTCCAAGACGTGCCCGCGCTGGCTCGAGCTGCTCGAGGTGTCCCGATACAGGCGCGTTTACGACGTCAACGCACGAACGGCGAAAGCGGCCGTGGCCGCGTCCAAGGCTATGGAAGCCAGGAGCCGCTCAGTCAAGGACGACCGACATCACGTGATAAGGTGCATCAACTCCATGCTGGCCAACTCGACGAGCTCTGACGTCGCATCGGAAGTGCGGGGAAACACGGCACCGGCACGGATAGTCTATACCGTGGAAGAACTCTTGCGGATCGGACTCGGCACGCCCATATGTACCAGGCCTCAACATTTTGGTACGAGCAGCCGCTGCTTGCATGCATGGAGCGCAGCGGGAAGCATCGCCAGCTTGTTCTTACAGAAGACTTTCATTGCGTTCGTGAGAATTTTTTTCACGCCAGTCAGAAGTTTCACGACGGCTTACCACAGACGTTTCAGTTCATCTAAACCGGCCGGGGACGGAATGCACAGACCTCGGGAAAAACGAAGCACAGCTGACTTGCCCTTCATGATGAAATAA
- the LOC126539632 gene encoding metalloendopeptidase OMA1, mitochondrial-like, protein MWAARTLFCTARLAASAPLKNATVCRQSLQRQQITRTSNFHTSPKRCIHPIFLIAAKQITKGLAVITGRGFRKWWKSLPSDKKAYFRAVALRNKWKIAGYFGVAWGIGGIYYFSHIQVTPITHRRRFVAFTREQFKKISDFEFEMQYELFKPHLLPSVHPVYHRVVRVANQLLHGNRDIPEIHDVTWSVSVIDSPMKNAFVMPNGQIFVFAGMLEVCGNDEQLGNVLAHEMAHCVLGHGAEQVSYAQLIDFALVGFLAAIWAIMPTDGIAVVTHWFFEKVVSLLLRLPYSRKLELEADEVGLQLAAKACFDVREASAFWTKMSLMGNALDDVEFISTHPSHEHRSEYLDNLMNNAIELRRQCHCPRLPPQDPRVLMSMLKEEVKQESLAKQGIVVLQPPH, encoded by the exons ATGTGGGCCGCGAGGACACTTTTCTGTACCGCAAGGCTTGCAGCTTCGGCACCACTAAAGAATGCCACGGTATGTAGGCAGTCGCTGCAACGTCAGCAAATAACAAGAACATCCAACTTCCACACGTCTCCGAAACGCTGTATCCATCCCATATTTCTGATCGCTGCGAAGCAGATCACCAAAGGACTGGCAGTAATTACTGGGAG AGGATTTCGAAAATGGTGGAAGTCGTTACCCTCAGACAAGAAGGCATATTTCAGAGCTGTTGCTCTCAGGAACAAATGGAAAATTGCAG GCTACTTCGGGGTAGCATGGGGCATTGGAGGAATTTATTACTTCAGCCACATCCAAGTAACACCAATCACTCACAGACGCCGCTTTGTTGCCTTCACCCGTGAGCAATTTAAGAAGATATCTGACTTCGAGTTTGAAATG caaTACGAGCTCTTCAAACCTCACCTTCTGCCATCTGTGCACCCAGTGTATCACCGTGTTGTACGAGTGGCCAATCAACTGCTGCATGGAAACAGAGACATCCCTGAGATTCACGATGTCACATGGTCAGTGTCAGTAATTGACAGTCCCATGAAGAATGCCTTTGTGATGCCT AATGGACAGATTTTTGTTTTTGCTGGCATGCTCGAGGTCTGTGGAAATGACGAACAGCTGGGAAACGTACTTGCTCATGAAATGGCCCACTGTGTCTTGGGGCATGGC GCAGAACAAGTCAGCTATGCTCAACTCATCGATTTTGCCTTGGTCGGTTTTCTGGCGGCAATTTGGGCCATCATGCCGACTGACGGCATTGCTGTTGTAACGCACTGGTTTTTCGAAAAGGTTGTCAGT CTTCTGTTGAGGCTTCCTTACAGCAGGAAACTCGAGCTTGAGGCTGATGAAGTTGGTCTTCAGCTAGCAGCAAAG GCATGTTTCGATGTTCGTGAAGCCAGTGCATTCTGGACAAAGATGAGCCTCATGGGAAATGCCTTAGATGACGTAGAGTTTATTTCTACTCACCCTAGTCATGAACACCGTTCGGAGTACCTTGACAACCTCATGAACAAT GCTATTGAACTCAGGAGGCAGTGCCATTGCCCAAGGTTGCCACCCCAGGATCCACGTGTACTCATGTCCATGTTGAAGGAAGAAGTCAAGCAAGAGAGCCTTGCCAAGCAAGGAATTGTTGTCTTGCAGCCACCCCACTGA